A single genomic interval of Spinacia oleracea cultivar Varoflay chromosome 6, BTI_SOV_V1, whole genome shotgun sequence harbors:
- the LOC110796010 gene encoding phytochrome A-associated F-box protein — MYFKPQIQHQKLTSYRPFLSLLSILHPPLYLSPENTTTTTTVNHHPLSMAETTFSKLSDDVTLKIFSLLEDDPRNWARLSCVCRKFNSIITSTCCKSKCLYSFPSISADLLPVSSLDGWASLYKIAVCCPGLQHAGVLFDNSHFGLDRELGPTEEYLHLQTQTRTETETNTTLLSSPPSSSKSPATTVTEVGEAVVHDDDDDDNNNNNIEFGGWSLYDDLYFDTIYDNSETATPMEVTTGVADLDSKFVVTTNPILEEEDDFESKFVVTKLENDEGVKRRKVNVSRLQRSHLASGVWNLSREQGNKLLASRFRDDCLYISDWPGCVHIEEKRSYMLFRGVFKNFKRTRVWRTINDGNRSKIVLNCAFCSCNEVWDLHSAFCLKRGFGFHDDGEPVVRAYVCENGHVSGAWTDLPLYT; from the coding sequence ATGTATTTCAAACCACAAATTCAACATCAAAAACTAACTTCCTACCGCCCATTTCTCTCACTTCTCTCAATCCTTCATCCCCCTCTTTATCTCTCTCCTGAAaacaccaccacaacaaccaccGTGAACCACCATCCATTATCAATGGCGGAAACCACTTTCTCCAAGCTATCCGACGATGTCACCCTCAAAATATTCTCCCTACTCGAAGACGACCCCCGCAACTGGGCGCGGTTATCTTGCGTTTGTAGAAAATTCAACTCAATAATCACGTCCACTTGCTGTAAATCCAAGTGTCTTTACTCCTTCCCTTCAATCTCCGCCGATCTTCTTCCTGTCTCCTCTTTGGACGGTTGGGCTTCTCTGTACAAGATCGCTGTCTGCTGCCCTGGTCTTCAACATGCTGGCGTCCTCTTCGACAATTCTCATTTTGGGCTCGACCGCGAACTCGGTCCTACCGAAGAGTATCTTCATCTCCAAACCCAAACCCGAACCGAAACCGAAACAAACACTACCTTGTTGTCGTCACCACCGTCGTCATCAAAATCACCAGCGACGACGGTGACAGAAGTAGGTGAGGCGGTTGttcatgatgatgatgatgatgataataataataataatattgagTTTGGGGGTTGGTCACTTTACGATGATTTGTACTTCGACACTATTTATGATAACTCGGAGACTGCCACCCCTATGGAAGTGACCACAGGGGTGGCGGATTTAGACTCAAAATTTGTGGTTACAACCAACCCTATCCTCGAGGAAGAAGATGATTTCGAGTCTAAATTTGTGGTTACAAAGCTTGAAAACGACGAAGGGGTCAAGAGACGTAAGGTTAACGTTTCTAGGCTGCAACGGTCACATCTCGCGTCAGGGGTGTGGAACTTGAGCAGGGAGCAAGGGAATAAGCTGTTAGCGAGCAGGTTTCGGGACGATTGCTTATACATAAGCGATTGGCCAGGGTGTGTTCATATTGAGGAGAAGAGGAGTTACATGTTGTTTAGGGGGGTTTTTAAGAACTTCAAGCGAACGCGAGTTTGGCGAACTATAAACGACGGAAATCGGAGTAAGATTGTGCTAAATTGTGCGTTTTGTAGCTGTAATGAAGTGTGGGATTTGCACTCAGCGTTTTGTTTGAAGAGAGGATTTGGGTTTCATGATGACGGGGAGCCGGTTGTTAGAGCTTATGTTTGTGAAAATGGTCATGTTTCTGGTGCTTGGACTGATTTGCCCTTGTACACTTGA
- the LOC110796009 gene encoding serine/arginine-rich-splicing factor SR34 isoform X1 gives MSSRSRRTLYVGNLPGDIREREVEDLFYKYGPIAHIDLKIPPRPPGYAFVEFEEARHAQDAIDGRDGYDFDGHRLRVELAHGGRGNSSSTDRYSSQSGGRRGVSKHTEYRVVISGLPSSASWQDLKDHMRKAGDVCFSQVFRDGGGTTGIVDYTNYEDMKNAIRKLDDSEFRNAFSRSYVRVKEYKGSRSPRGKSRSRSRSRSRGRSYSRSRSPSKSPKKASRRSPARSPSRSRSRSPSRSRSRSLSRSRSRSRSPVPAQKKNLSKSPKKVVSPSPRRNRSKSLSKSPSRSRSRSRSKSPSR, from the exons TATGGACCCATTGCTCATATCGACTTGAAGATTCCACCAAGACCTCCTGGTTATGCATTTGTTGAG TTTGAGGAAGCTCGTCATGCTCAAGATGCTATAGATGGCCGGGATGGTTATGACTTTGATGGGCATCGCCTGCGG GTTGAACTTGCTCATGGAGGGCGTGGGAACTCATCATCGACTGATCGCTATAGCAGTCAAAGCGGAGGACGCCGTGGTGTTTCTAAACATACCGAGTATCGTG TTGTGATAAGTGGATTGCCTTCTTCTGCTTCCTGGCAAGATTTGAAG GATCATATGCGCAAGGCAGGAGATGTTTGCTTTTCCCAAGTTTTTCGTGATGGGGGTG GGACTACCGGGATTGTGGATTACACTAATTATGAAGACATGAAGAATGCT ATCAGAAAGCTTGATGACTCGGAATTTCGCAATGctttctcccgttcgtatgttCGT GTGAAGGAGTATAAAGGCAGTCGTAGTCCAAGGGGTAAGAGCAGAAGTCGAAGCAGGAGCCGTAGCCGTGGTCGTAGTTATAGTAGGAGCAGAAGCCCAAG CAAGTCTCCCAAGAAGGCCTCACGCCGTTCACCTGCTCGATCTCCATCTAGATCCAGGTCTCGCTCTCCATCTAGATCCAGGTCTCGCTCTTTGTCTAG ATCACGATCAAGATCCAGATCACCAGTGCCAGCT CAAAAGAAAAATTTGAGCAAAAGTCCCAAGAAGGTGGTTAGCCCAAGCCCTCGTCGGAACCGGAGCAAGAGCCTGAGCAAGAGCCCGAGCAGGAGCAGAAGCAGAAGCAGGAGCAAGAGTCCATCCAG GTAA